The sequence AATCAATCCtaatttgaatatattatatagtttcatgtgttgtcaaaaaaaaaaaaaaaaattatatagtttcATGTCTTTGTGTTTAATATTATCTTTGGTTGTTGCTTGTTTTGGTAAATCTAAAGTTTGActaatttaatgaaaaattgatGCAGATGTTGCGTATGTTCGCGAACTTGATCTCCTTCTTCCAAACATATCCTCATGTGTATCCTGCTCGTGAACTTGATCTCTTTCTTCTCACCGTCCACCATGATATGCTTCTCCAAGTTAAACCACCTGCTGTTCACCGGCCTGTGGTCAAACCTCCTGTCCAAATGCTGCAACGGGATCGCGCATCTCCCTAAGACCTCGTCCTTGTTAGGAGCAACTCTGTCTTCAACGCTTAAAATCAACGGCTCCTCGAAAGGCTCAGCTGCTACAAACATCAGATCCTTGTTCCACATGGGGTTAATAGTCCTGCTTTGAGATACTCTAGTCCGTAACGCTTGGTTTCCCACTATAGCCTTCACGTAGACCTCAGGGTACCTCCCTTTATCGCTCGGGATCAAATCTTGAGCCTCGATGACGTTAACTCTCAAGTA comes from Brassica rapa cultivar Chiifu-401-42 chromosome A02, CAAS_Brap_v3.01, whole genome shotgun sequence and encodes:
- the LOC103854600 gene encoding FT-interacting protein 3; the protein is MANPSDSYLHMAWHSDAATVSGTDALANIRSKVYLSPKLWYLRVNVIEAQDLIPSDKGRYPEVYVKAIVGNQALRTRVSQSRTINPMWNKDLMFVAAEPFEEPLILSVEDRVAPNKDEVLGRCAIPLQHLDRRFDHRPVNSRWFNLEKHIMVDGEKKEIKFTSRIHMRICLEEGDQVREHTQHLHQFFIKLVKL